From the Ursus arctos isolate Adak ecotype North America unplaced genomic scaffold, UrsArc2.0 scaffold_36, whole genome shotgun sequence genome, one window contains:
- the LYSMD2 gene encoding lysM and putative peptidoglycan-binding domain-containing protein 2 isoform X3 produces the protein MEQIKRANKLFTNDCIFLKKTLNIPVISEKPLLFNGLNSIDSPENETVGSSFSHEEEPVAAGEDLSPPSPQESDVKPVQPEEVSARDFLQRLDLQIKMSTQAAKKLKEESRDEESPYATSLYHS, from the exons atggaGCAGATTAAAAGGGCAAATAAACTGTTTACCAATGATTGTATATTTCTGAAGAAAACTTTGAACATCCCAGTTATATCAGAGAAACCTTTGTTGTTTAATGGACTTAACTCAATAGATTCTCCAGAAAATGAAACTGTCGGTAGCAGTTTTTCTCACGAGGAAGAGCCAGTAGCAGCTGGGGAAGACCTTTCTCCTCCCAGTCCTCAAGAATCTGATGTTAAGCCCGTACAGCCTGAAGAAGTGTCAGCCAGAGATTTCCTGCAGAGACTAGACTTGCAGATTAAGATGTCAACACAGGCAGCCAAGAAACTAAAAGAAGAGAGCAG agatgaagaaagcCCCTATGCAACTTCCCTCTATCACAGTTAG
- the LYSMD2 gene encoding lysM and putative peptidoglycan-binding domain-containing protein 2 isoform X1: MADSSPALSLREGGPRAARPSAPSPPPPRSRSGSESEEAELSLSLARTKTRSYGSTASVRAPLGAGVIERHVEHRVRAGDTLQGIALKYGVTMEQIKRANKLFTNDCIFLKKTLNIPVISEKPLLFNGLNSIDSPENETVGSSFSHEEEPVAAGEDLSPPSPQESDVKPVQPEEVSARDFLQRLDLQIKMSTQAAKKLKEESRDEESPYATSLYHS, encoded by the exons ATGGCGGATTCCTCGCCCGCGCTGTCCCTGCGGGAAGGCGGCCCCCGGGCGGCCCGGCCCTCGGCCccttcgccgccgccgccgcgctcgCGCTCGGGCTCCGAGTCCGAGGAGGCCGAGCTGTCGCTGAGCCTGGCCCGCACCAAGACCCGCTCGTACGGCAGCACGGCCAGCGTGCGGGCGCCGCTGGGCGCCGGCGTCATCGAGCGCCATGTGGAGCACCGGGTCCGCGCCGGCGATACGCTGCAGGGCATCGCGCTCAAGTACGGAGTCACG atggaGCAGATTAAAAGGGCAAATAAACTGTTTACCAATGATTGTATATTTCTGAAGAAAACTTTGAACATCCCAGTTATATCAGAGAAACCTTTGTTGTTTAATGGACTTAACTCAATAGATTCTCCAGAAAATGAAACTGTCGGTAGCAGTTTTTCTCACGAGGAAGAGCCAGTAGCAGCTGGGGAAGACCTTTCTCCTCCCAGTCCTCAAGAATCTGATGTTAAGCCCGTACAGCCTGAAGAAGTGTCAGCCAGAGATTTCCTGCAGAGACTAGACTTGCAGATTAAGATGTCAACACAGGCAGCCAAGAAACTAAAAGAAGAGAGCAG agatgaagaaagcCCCTATGCAACTTCCCTCTATCACAGTTAG
- the LYSMD2 gene encoding lysM and putative peptidoglycan-binding domain-containing protein 2 isoform X2: MLCSQTGRPPRLPPQMEQIKRANKLFTNDCIFLKKTLNIPVISEKPLLFNGLNSIDSPENETVGSSFSHEEEPVAAGEDLSPPSPQESDVKPVQPEEVSARDFLQRLDLQIKMSTQAAKKLKEESRDEESPYATSLYHS, from the exons ATGCTCTGTAGCCAGACGGGCAGGCCGCCGAGGCTCCCTCCCCAG atggaGCAGATTAAAAGGGCAAATAAACTGTTTACCAATGATTGTATATTTCTGAAGAAAACTTTGAACATCCCAGTTATATCAGAGAAACCTTTGTTGTTTAATGGACTTAACTCAATAGATTCTCCAGAAAATGAAACTGTCGGTAGCAGTTTTTCTCACGAGGAAGAGCCAGTAGCAGCTGGGGAAGACCTTTCTCCTCCCAGTCCTCAAGAATCTGATGTTAAGCCCGTACAGCCTGAAGAAGTGTCAGCCAGAGATTTCCTGCAGAGACTAGACTTGCAGATTAAGATGTCAACACAGGCAGCCAAGAAACTAAAAGAAGAGAGCAG agatgaagaaagcCCCTATGCAACTTCCCTCTATCACAGTTAG